The nucleotide sequence aaaacAGGATGGCACTGGGGTTAATCAAGcctaatagagaacctggttcctcTCCATATGGCTATGAAAGTTACATTCAGGTAAATCTAGCTAAAGTGTTTTCCGGCCAAGCCTAACTCACCTCTATACCATTGCAGGTAGACACAGATGGTGATTATAGAAGCTGAAGAAACAATGCATGAGCAGTAAAAGAGAGTTGAAAAATCTTTTCTGAAAGACcggtcaagaacctggttcttgtaccaCATGTTAGTAGTCTTGTGTTTTTTTCATGCATAtctcaaaagaaacaaaattaacTGCCACGTCATCCACCTTTTCAGACCCTGTATATCacgtattttctttcaaatattttcactTCCCTCTGCAATGTTgcatcttcccacaaacctacagCCATTTCAAAACCCGTTTCTCTTCCCTCATAATTATCCTTTCCCTCCTTAAAACCCCTATACCTCCTAATCTTAAGCGATCATCCTTCTCTCTTTCCACTCTTCCAGAACCTTCTACCCAACTATCTACTATGGCTTAAGAGCAATCAAACCTACCTACCTCTGAAGAGAAAACCCTTGACTCATCTGCCATGTTAGAAAAACCACCAAACGTCCCCTCTTCCACCATTGCTGACCCAGAAACACCCAAACCTGATTCCACTCCTTCCTTAAGTGTTGAGGACTCAGAAGCACCAAAAATAGATAGTGTTTCTTCTCTGTTGCCTGATACTCTCAAAGAacagaacaaggatgaagaaaagggTGAAACTCAACAAGGAAAAGGGGTGTCCGAGGAAGATACTGATCAGTGTGCTAGTCCTCtggttgctgctgctgctgctatggAACCTCAGGAAAAGGAGGCCATCAAAAATATGTTGGCCATTGCTGCCGAGAGACTGGTGAATGAGGTAACTTCTTCTATGCCTGAGTCTCAGGGGGAAGGGACTCCGCTCTTAAGAGAAGAAGGAACAATGGTGCTCTTAGGATCTTCTGCACCTGAAGAAGCTACTGGAAACCCTGCTGATGAACCTGATCCCCTCCCTGAGGAAACAGGTCAGGAATCATCTTCCCAGGTCAGCTTCAATCCTTCTCCATCTCCGCACTTTGATGTTGAACCGTTGGAGTCCATCCTTCCCGTTGTGAGATATATTGATGAGGATGAACAGGATGATGTGGTTCTCAGTGTACACTTTAAGATTAGAAAGACACGTGGTCACTCTTGATCCCCCTCCTAAGCGACCTACCACAAGGTTGCAACAGAAGGAGGCTTTTGAGTCTTCCttgaagaaaagcaaaaagaatagcaagaaaaagaagaagaggctGGTGAAGGACGGGGAAATTGTGTGTGACAAAAGTATACCTGTAGTGGAAGTGGATGAGGATGCTCAAGAGGAACCAAGTTCCCTGGTTAAGAGATCTCAGAAAAAGAAATAATCTGTTGAGAGTGCTTCAAAGGAAGCTGTTGAAACATCAAGTAAAAAGTCTGTGAAAGGTAGTATCAAGTCTAAAAAAGTTGTGGAGGAACAATCAGTGTCtgatgatgatattctggtgAAATCAAGTTGCAAGGGTATGTCCATTGAGAAGTCtggtaaaagaaagttggaaacTGTTAGGGCACCCGGTTCTGTCAAAAGGGTGAAAAGTGTAAGTGTACTTGGGCAAGAAAGGCTGCGGTACCAGAAGGTACTGTGGGGTCGCACGTTTGACCCAGAGATTTCTGAAAATGGTGGGTATGAGACAAATTCTTGAGATAGTGGAATTTCAGCAGCGGGGCCATCTGTTCAAAGAGGATGTGTCCAAGGTGTATGAGGATGAGGTCCAAAGTTTCTATGCTGAACTCTTCACTATTGAAGATGACCACTTCTGTGTCCTAGTGAATGATGTGGATATTGTTATAGATGCTACTATGTTGGGAAACATTCTCAGGGTTCCATCTGAAGGGGTGTCATCTGTGAGAGGTGCTTGTGGCTCTAATTTTAGGCGCGCCATTGCGAAAGAGAAAGATGTCCATCATGGGGAACGGGTACACAAGAAGGCTCTGCTTCTTGTGTACCAACTGTTATTTGAGTTGGTTAATAAGGTTCTGCTCCCTCGTGCTGAGAGAAGGTCCATCATATCCCGGTCTGATCTATACTTAATGGAAGCATTGGATGAGTTCCGCTCTATCAATTTGCCTGCCATTATGATTGAACATATGCAGAAAGTGGCAGCTTTCAAGGATGGGAACCATGGACACCCTTATGGCTTTCTTCTCACGCGTGTCTTCAAGTTTTTTAATGTGCCCTTAGGACAGCCCAAGATGGGAACCAGGAAACAGACCTTCTCGAAAATTACACTGGAGGAATGTGAATGTGATGAAAAGGTTGGAGGAATGGGCAGCACTTTGACGATCTCCGAGCTGATCAATGCCCAGAATAGTGCTATAGAGGAGATCAGGAAGCTGAAGGCAAGGAATGCCATTCTCGAAACTCAGCTAAGTCAGGCTATAGGGGCACCGGGACCTTCCAGTTCATCAAGTGAAGAAGTTGCTCGTCTGTCAAAAGGAAATGCTGAGCTCAGGAAATAGGTGGAGAACCTGCGAGAGAAACTGCTCGTAGAGCAGATGTCCGCAAATGCTCGGATTGACCTTGTTCTCAACACTCTTGTGGCCTCCTCCAAGCCTTCTTCCTCTAGTGCTCCCTAGGAATATCTTCCAGTGACCAGTGCCAGTGACCAGTGTCAAGtttctctcttttgttttgatgACTTGTGGTAGTTGTTTTTATCTTTTTTGTGATGTGGATGGATTTCACCTGAACTGCTCCCGCTTTCAACAGTCCAAAATTGCCTCTGCTTTCTTGGCAGAGGCTTATGTCTTATAAATCAATGAAGActctctttttgttgttaaatgcttgtgtttttctatttctcttttccaACATGTTGTATGCACACATGTGGCAAGAGTTAGCTGGGCTAGACTTTTTTATGCTGATTACTtgcttttgtatttttaatgatgccaaaaggggtaAGATAGGGGCATCTGAGTAAGGGGGAAGCATAGAgtcagggggaacttgtgaagttcctGGTACTTTATCTGGTTTATTGTGTTCTACAAATGGTTTTCAAtttttaagtttgtcatcatcaaaaaatgggaaattgatgggtttaAAGTATCTTagatttatgttttgatgatctaacaaacttattaaTAAGAACCAGATAAAGGACATGATGTACACTTGGTATCTATCTCTATCAACGGACTCAAGCTAATGTGTGCTGTATGACTTCAGACAGAAAAGAATCAACTCAGGGACTTGATCCCTTTGAGTTTCCCTAACAGCAGTACGAAGTCAACTCTACAGTtggaaagtgactgcctgcactgTACATGCTATAGTGCAGAAACAATgcagcagtcacttcccattgggaAGGGCTTTTTACCAACCAAGTGTTTACATCATCCAAAGGATATTAACAAGAAGCATTACAATAAAATATCACTTGAACACTTGTGAAATAATTCACGCACTCAAGATCTGATAATCAAGCATTGAAGTCACAAGTACATCAAGAACAAAGTACaacactactacggaccagttcctacaGCAAGTCTTTTgtttgtccttagttgagttgtatctttgtattagtttttcattgtaattcataCTTTGCTTATTTAGAAGCTTTAACTAGGAACCTCCAAAAACCATAAACCCTTAAAGCATGTGTCGTGAATAGAGTTAGTCATgaattgaagtctttgtaatatgtttattgcaaagtggcttgtaataggtgtattacaagttagtgagggattaagagtttaattcctaggttacaataggttgtaatctaaagattgctcaagtagtgaagttgaaatcctacaagtgtaggtcgttattttttatccccttgagcaGGGATTTCTCCACGTAAAATCTCCTGTGTCATTTACTTGCTGGTTCATTAGCTATTTCTGTGGGAACTGGTATAGAACCAGGTCTCTATACAGTTTAGTGGACTCATACATTCTAtcagtaatgcactaaaaatatataattgtaGCCAAACATCAACCGGTAAGTATTCCTTATTAACTAGAGATCTCAGGTTTGAGTTTTGGATATGAAATCACCTTTGTTATATAGCGCTTTACCCCTCCCCTCTTCCCCCAATGTGAGACTTTCCTGCGCGAATCCAAATTAAGCCGGACCCCAATATAGATAATGAAGGgtcaaattaaaaaatagccagatttacatgtgataattgaaaaatagccacagtttcaaaaataattgaaatgttttcacttttcatgtaaagataaatctaaacaaaaatattgttcaaaatccggaaaatattctagcataatatactggagttcgaattttttacatgtaaacttccagcataacatgcaggaatttcataatgtgctagagttctaacataatatgctggaagttcatacacaagtgctccaatctcaagtatattatgctggaacttttcgtgtgttggagttccagcataatatgcaggaagttcatacacaggtgctccaatctccagtatattatgctggaacttttcgtgtgctggagttccagaataatatgctggaagttcatacacaagtgctccaatctctagtatattatgccggaactttccgtattgcagcaaaaagtaactatttttcaataattttgtaatcgctgactatttttcaattactagtccgaaaactgactaacCCGTACTATTTTAACGATAATAAACTTCGGATGAAAAAccaaaagataaaataattacTTCGGACACTCTCATATATATCTCGTTAAAGAGGATGGGGTCAACCTCATGATCCATGGTCCCATTATGTCACTTTGGTTAGCATTTGTAGTACAAATCTTACTTCCAATTTAAGTCTAACACACAAAAGTCATTACTTatccgtcccaatttatgtgatacaTTTTGATTCGATACgaaatgttaaaaaataaaagatttttaaaacttaTAATCTAAAATTAATTTAGACATTTATATAGCTATAAATCACCTTATTAAATAAAATAAGACTAAAATTTAATttgtttctaaatataaaaagataTCGTTcttctttaaacaaattaaaaaaattacataaattgAGATAGCAGGAGTAGTTTATATAAGAGTTTAAGTCCTAAGAGGCTAATATGATTTTGCTTTTGCATAACTAAAGACATTTCACTATCATATTTTTGTaaggagtatatatatatatatatatatatatatatatatgataatcGTGGTGTACGCATTCATAGGTGCAAGGTACTTTACTTACTACATAAGTGGATGACTACAATAGATAGATCTGGCTTTCTTTACTTAGAGAGAAAGTCCTACGCTCTTTCTAAGTTTGATATATAGAAAGTTTAAAAAATAAGTCAAATCTCCAGAAAATCCTCTTAGATAGCTGAACAGGCTGACAATCCGCAAAAAATGTTGAGCAAAGTTACTGACCTAAAGAGTGAGGCTAATCCGTAACATCAACCATAAAAGAATGAGGTTCGAGCTGATGAACAGGAGAATGCCGCGATACATCTCGAACACAATTAACTAGGAAATAGAGATCTACCATAGGCCTTTGTTAGAATCTTATCATAGGTATTAATAATTAGTAGAACAAAACGAATTCAGAACGAATTGGCAATGTGGCCAACTAGTAGTTTAAAACATAaaggacaaaagtcacaaagacAAAGGATAAGTTTATCTCATTCTTACAGTGTATAACCATAACATTGTCTTGAGGATAGAGCATGAGCAAAATACTGACCACGAAATAACTATTTACTATATCTAATAGCATTATCTGTATATGACTCTGAGTAAGAGAAACATCCAACAAAAAAGTTCTAAAAAGTACTGTCTAAAAACATTATTTACGAGTTATgatataacaaataaggaaagaaagaaagtgaagtttcttGAACATCCTCTAACGTTTCGAAAATAAGTACAAACGCCTTCATATTGATCCGTAAAATTCTACTAGACATACTCATAACACGTAGAAATattgaacctagagctttgatgcATAATCAAACATATCGAGTGATTATGTCCTATTGCACATGAAGAAGTAACCTTGCCATAAACAACTGAGTGAATATCTTCCTATTCTATGCTATAAAGAAAAACAGCTCTTATCTTTATggataattaatttattttcagaatatAGTTGGGTGACTTTAAACAAGAAATAGATCAAGAAAATGACAAGATCGGGATATAAAAATAGAAACTTATGATAACTCTAAGATTCAACTGCTATCTAAATGTATGATTATATATTTAGTTCATTCTAATCTCACTAAGTGAAATTAGTTAGTGTCTGAAAGAGTTTACGATCtgataaaattttcaaaatagtcTATTTGTCCTCGAAGTTGAAAGTTAGTTAGTTTTGAGTGGCACATTTAAATTAGTCCACTCATCATAAAGGCATATTTGGGACCAAAGTCTAACAAAGGATAAATAAAATCTATTTCTCATAGTTGAGGGGTAAATTTAAACTAATTCACTAATAATAAGGGCATGTTTGAGACTAAATAGAAACTAAGGGCAAATTtgctctatttttttttatacagTTGAGGGGCATTTTTGACCCCCCTCCCTCAAAATAAATAACTtgaaaaaataagataaatttcTATCAACAAGAAGATGGAAATACGGAATGGTAAATTTATTCGTGATCTTGATGTCCACATTAAACTAATAAATACAAGATATATATTTGTCATATACACACTAATTATTTTTACTATAAATTTTagatattaaattaaattatttggaTTTGATGTAAATAATGAGAATAAATACTAAATATTTATCATAAGGAATTATACCTAAAATTAGCATCGTGGACTAGTTCTGTCCATTCACTAGAGGCATCATTCCTTCTCCAATACTCGTAGAAATCGTTAAATAAATGTTGTCAATTTCAAGATTCTTGCTTAAATTGACCAAAAAAAAGTTAGTGAAAGATGTCCATCATTTTTTGATATGGGGGGGTGTGAGGAATGGATTTCTCCGATTAGAGATCGTTTGGTACAATAATGAGATAAATTAAAATATCTCACGAGAATAATCGCCTCGCATTTTGTATGAATAATTAATTTCCATCGTTATAGTGTAAAACTTATTGTGAAATCAGTTCATATCCGTATAGAATATAAACAATTCTAATTTTCCGGATGTACAAAGTCAAAGATAGAAAATTAAATGGGGCCGtacaaaatagaaaattaaatggGGCCGTACAAAACATTATAGTGTCTATTACTAAAGCGATAAATACATGTACCTTTCGACACGAATTTGATTCAAAAGCCATATAGAAATAATCattaaattctaatttttttttattaatatgaTTAATTCGAATTTATATTGCATAATATCTATTAAAGGGAAAGAAGCTTCATATCATAAGTTTCTCTATTCTTCAGATTCGATCCAAAACATCTAGTTAAAAATAACAACTTACCCCATCCAATGTTTGTACAATAAGTTTAAGTACAACGTACAAACACGTCAAGCAATGTCGAAGTCAAAATTTTACATCTTACCTTTCTAAAACATCACAATTTGGGTTTTAACTTATAACCTTAAGAAATTTTTGAATTCTTTCTTATATTACATTAGAATCCTTCCATATATTAAGGCGAttcaataatttatatataacaaaataattatttttattttatttgtgcaGTATAATTTTTTGATGAATTAAATTCAATCAAACCCTTTAACATTACATAACTCTACTCTTTATGTTACACATATATTGATTTGATATTAACACCAAATAAACATTAAGCTCCTGTCTGACAATAGATTTTGGctattatttttcagaaaaaaattaaaacattGTTGTTCATGAAATATGAtcagtttttgaaaatattttaattttttttttcaaataatgcgtgtccaaacacaacttcaactttcaaaatttattttttaacacaatttcaaaaatttTTGTACCAATTCTATACCCAAACGCTagctaaattttttatttttaatcaaggACGTAAAAATTACATCCATCACATAACATTTCTTAGGCTAAATTTTACATTTGTGTGACCCTAAAATATGTTGCACAAGAGGGTTAATTTTCCGTAAATAAAACAAGCGTCACCTCATTTTTGTTGGGTCCTCAAATTTTGTGTAAAGTCCTTTGTTCTTCCCCCAAAATAGCAAAGAATTCattgtagagagagaaagagagaagcaTAGGCATGTCGGACGAAGAGCATCATTTTGAGTCGAAGGCAGATGCAGGCGCCTCCAAAACTTACCCTCAACAAGCTGGTACTATCCGCAAAAATGGTTATATAGTCATCAAAGGCCGCCCCTGCAAGGttaaattcactttttttttctttttatttttgggttaaattCATCTTTTTAGttcatatattttgaattttgatgtgTTTTCTCGAATTGGGTGTGCGTATAAATCGGATCTTGATGATAATCTCCTTATGATGCCTGTGTGTGTTGTTTTCTGAATCTGATTGGCTTCAGTTTCTTCTGGATCTTtctttttaattgatttttagatGTATTTACTGATAGAGGAAAAAGGATGTGTTTAGTTGTTTAGATTTATtgtcttttaaaaaaaagaatgatGATTGATTGGATTAATGTGTATGTATATATTGGTCAGCTAGTATGTTTTATTGGTAATTTGACATGTCAGATTGGTGTGCTGTACTTTTCCTTGCTTTAGCTATTACTCTCTCCGTCCGAATTTATCTGATGGTGATGGACTGTAAACGAGAAATCGAGATGTTTTATGCATATATTTTTGTGGCTATAAAAGCATTACATTAACGGTAAATGAGAAGTTTAAAGCTAAAGTGTTTCTAAATATTTAAAGGAGTTAATCTTTTTGGGACAGACTAAAAATGAAAGTGTATCACACAAAATGGGACAGAGGGAGTGATTGAAATGAATCAAATGTCTGAAAGTCAAAATCTTTGAAACCTTATTCAGAATCCGGTTATTGAGTAGATGCTAGGAGAGGTTTGAGAAATGTTTGCTGAATTGGATTGGTTTTGATAACTAAACTGAATAGCTCGATTTAGTATCTATATTTGCCATTACCTAAGGCTCCTTTTGAGATGCAATTTTAAGGTTCAATCTCTTTGAACTTCTTTACAGGTGCTTCTACTCCTGAGTTTAAATGGGGATTTGTCTTTTGTTGGAGTAGCCTGCAAACTAATTAATATATGCTCTTCTCAAGCTATTTAGCCCAACCCTCCGATCTCGTTAGGAAATGTGAGGATGGGTGTAATGAGATTAGTCTGTCATGCGGAGTAATGTTTTGCTTGGTGGTAGTGACGATCAAACCATCAAAACCATATTTAGCACTTTTTCGTGCCATATGACTGTTGACTTCTAAATAGCTCGCCCTTTACAACTAGGAAGGGATGTCATTTACATTTTAATTTAGTGCATGGTAAGTTTCAAGACAAATGAGACAGAAAGAAAAGAGATGGTTTCTTCTCATTCTTTCACCATATTTTCTTCTCAAACCAAACCAGGACCAGGTTAAGAATTAGGAACCTTGATAGAGTGATAAATGTATTACTAGCGGCTTTTTAGTGCCACATTTACCTTCTTTCTTTACCCAAGATTTTTTTCTTCAAGACAACCCATGTCATTTCAAATGGCGGATATAGCCAAGTGAGCGAGGAAGTGGATCTTAACTCAGATTTATTATCTGTTGGATACATTCCATCAATTGCCGTCTCTTCTCTTTATTGTATATCTTCTGCAATGTATTTGTAACACTCTTTACTCAAAACAACATTCTGAAACGGaaaaatatctaaatagtgcTCATGCTCCTAGGCAATAATGGAACTTCCTGGGATTCTATAAGATTGACTAGTCCATTTACAGCAGACTATTCGGATTTTTAATTATTCACTAGCAACCTTATCATGGATTTGAATTTTCAAGTACTATTCAGCTGTAAAAGTAAATAAACAGCAAGTGTTGTAGTATAAATAGGTTCACTTTAAAAGATTAACACATATTATCTCGCTTGATTCCCCCCTCTATTCCTGAAAATGATGAAAGGCAAGGCCAGTATAGGTTCTAGTTCAGTGTGACTGTTGTGTCAGCCAAAATACTGAGTTACCATTATTTTCTTTGGTCTTGGTGCTACCTGGTATATTCATTTACTGGTCTACTTTTTGAATGCATGGCTGTTCAAAGAAGGTTGTTGAATTTTATTATGGTAATCTTGAGCAGGTTGTTGAGGTCTCCACTTCAAAAACTGGCAAGCACGGACATGCTAAATGTCACTTTGTGGCAATTGACATTTTCAATGGAAAGAAACTTGAAGATATCGTTCCTTCCTCCCACAACTGTGATGTAACGAAGTGtttctttctcctcttttttgTCTCTAATATTGTATTGCTTGGTCTACCAGCAAAGGAAGTTTGATTTTTTCCTGTTTTGTACATGTTCTTCTCAGGTGCCACATGTCAATCGTACAGACTATCAGCTGATTGACATCTCTGAAGATGGTTTTGTAAGTTTTCTTTTACTACTTATGTGAAGTGGGGATCAGTCACTGATATTCTTTTGGTGTTAGTAAGACCAAATTGAGTAATGGACGGGAAGTCAATAGTGGAAAATAACTTGGGTGTTTGCCAAGTTTCTGTGATACAATTTATCCAATTTTTATGATTTAATCCATGAAGTTCTGTTTGCAAAGATGGAGTTTCGTTCGCTGATTCTTTCTTCAGTGTTCTCAATGTATTTTGATTTGTTTCATTGTCTTAGGTCTCCCTT is from Nicotiana tabacum cultivar K326 chromosome 18, ASM71507v2, whole genome shotgun sequence and encodes:
- the LOC107780536 gene encoding eukaryotic translation initiation factor 5A-3; amino-acid sequence: MSDEEHHFESKADAGASKTYPQQAGTIRKNGYIVIKGRPCKVVEVSTSKTGKHGHAKCHFVAIDIFNGKKLEDIVPSSHNCDVPHVNRTDYQLIDISEDGFVSLLTESGNTKDDLRLPTDEALLKQVKDGFQEGKDLVLSVMSAMGEEQINAVKDIGTKN